In Parabacteroides sp. FAFU027, the following proteins share a genomic window:
- a CDS encoding NPCBM/NEW2 domain-containing protein, producing the protein MDSKKHLTLLLVCCLICASAVFAQTKRNYHAYAKTPPLGWNSWDIYGTTVTEQQVKEQADAMAKYLLPSGYKYLTVDIQWYEPESKGHAYKPGAILTMDEYGRLTPGLKKFPSAANGKGFKSLADYVHSKGLKFGIHIMRGIPRQAVEQNTPVLGTNLKAQDIAVKSSTCPWNPDMYGVDATKPEGQAYYNSIVQMYADWGVDLIKCDDISRPYDNVQKAEVEALRNAIDKTGRPIVLSLSPGATPVKMGEHVMNHANMWRITDDFWDRWGALLAMFERMDAWTPYRGPGHFPDADMLPIGLVEFNRPTRFTKDEQYTLMSLWAIGRSPLIFGGDMTKLDGFTKEMLTNPEMLKVNQHSVNNRQVSRDKNLIVWTADKPDSKDKYVALFNAQSKGDNVDFNNADYASPVIAGKGSSQKVEVSVKDGKRLVLFVKDGGNGFDWDHIVWADPVLHGPKGDLKLTDLKWLSATSGWGEAHVNRTCDNRPIVINDKTVEGIGAHAESVIVYQLPEGYDTFSATGYVTQETGSVVFGVLVDKGAMNLPETAEVKVKFQSIGIKGKAKVYDVWAHKDLGVFNGSFGRELKQHGAGLYRISPLR; encoded by the coding sequence ATGGACTCAAAGAAACACCTGACTTTATTACTTGTATGCTGCTTGATTTGTGCTTCCGCTGTTTTTGCGCAAACAAAAAGGAATTACCACGCGTACGCAAAAACGCCTCCGCTCGGCTGGAACAGCTGGGATATTTACGGCACAACAGTAACCGAACAGCAGGTGAAAGAACAAGCCGACGCTATGGCCAAATACCTTTTGCCCAGTGGATATAAATACCTAACAGTAGATATTCAATGGTATGAACCAGAGTCAAAAGGGCATGCGTACAAACCAGGGGCGATTCTTACTATGGACGAATATGGTCGTCTCACTCCGGGATTGAAAAAATTTCCTTCTGCTGCAAATGGAAAAGGATTTAAGTCATTAGCTGATTATGTGCATTCCAAAGGATTGAAATTCGGAATTCATATTATGCGTGGAATTCCTCGTCAGGCGGTTGAGCAAAACACTCCGGTTCTTGGAACTAATCTCAAGGCACAGGACATTGCAGTCAAAAGCTCTACCTGTCCGTGGAATCCCGATATGTACGGTGTGGATGCTACCAAGCCTGAAGGACAGGCTTATTATAATTCAATTGTTCAGATGTATGCCGACTGGGGAGTTGATTTGATAAAGTGTGATGACATTTCGCGTCCTTACGACAATGTGCAAAAAGCCGAAGTGGAAGCTCTTCGCAATGCTATTGATAAAACCGGTCGTCCCATCGTATTAAGTTTGTCACCAGGTGCAACGCCGGTCAAGATGGGTGAACACGTTATGAATCACGCTAATATGTGGCGTATTACTGACGATTTCTGGGATCGCTGGGGTGCTTTGCTGGCTATGTTTGAACGGATGGATGCCTGGACTCCGTATCGTGGACCGGGCCATTTTCCCGATGCAGATATGCTTCCTATCGGATTGGTTGAATTTAACCGACCAACAAGATTTACTAAAGATGAACAATACACCCTTATGAGCTTGTGGGCTATCGGCCGTTCGCCGTTGATTTTCGGAGGAGATATGACTAAGCTTGATGGTTTTACCAAAGAAATGTTGACAAACCCAGAGATGCTGAAAGTGAATCAGCATAGCGTGAATAACCGTCAGGTATCTCGTGATAAAAATCTGATTGTATGGACTGCTGATAAACCTGATAGTAAAGACAAATATGTCGCTCTCTTCAATGCGCAAAGCAAAGGGGATAATGTTGATTTTAACAATGCTGATTATGCAAGCCCTGTCATAGCTGGTAAGGGTAGCTCTCAAAAGGTTGAGGTTTCGGTTAAAGATGGAAAAAGGCTTGTTTTGTTTGTAAAGGATGGAGGTAACGGATTTGATTGGGACCATATAGTTTGGGCTGATCCTGTATTGCATGGACCAAAAGGTGATTTGAAACTGACTGATCTTAAGTGGTTAAGTGCCACTTCGGGATGGGGTGAAGCCCACGTGAACCGCACATGTGATAACAGGCCAATCGTCATTAATGATAAGACTGTCGAAGGAATTGGTGCGCATGCTGAGTCGGTGATAGTTTACCAATTACCTGAAGGTTACGATACTTTTTCTGCTACTGGGTATGTGACACAGGAGACAGGCTCGGTTGTGTTTGGTGTGCTTGTTGATAAAGGCGCTATGAATTTGCCCGAAACAGCTGAGGTAAAAGTGAAATTTCAATCCATTGGCATAAAAGGTAAAGCCAAAGTATATGACGTGTGGGCGCATAAGGATCTGGGTGTATTTAACGGATCGTTTGGTCGGGAGTTAAAACAACATGGTGCTGGGCTTTACAGAATCAGTCCGCTACGATAA
- a CDS encoding endo-1,4-beta-xylanase → MMRKIFMAGFILIETLAVSVYSQDNTLSQKTLKQAFAGKFLIGCADDLTSNNDAYQASIKAQYDIVTPENCMKPQPIHPSENTYNFKTTDAMVDWCEKNGLKVWGHTLGWHSQTPTWFFQAVNPKTEETQPARRPGMGFDPKAPHLSMDEMWARSIKGEMASKKVALKRLEKHIKTVVGRYKGRIIGWDVFNESIADGGDGTTENLRTFSWYKVVGPEVVTKAFKWAHQADPKAKLYYNDYNIEQGAVENKGKHASSLLLLKRLIKEGAPITGVGIQGHWHLDTNLADVEKAIENYASLGLKVSITELDVTATGDNSGAFGVNQGDKKIPAENYLKQAEVYKKLFQIFMRHADVIERVTLWGLSDTRSWRRGQDALLFDGQLNPKPAYQAVIETSQTK, encoded by the coding sequence ATGATGAGAAAAATTTTTATGGCAGGTTTTATCCTGATCGAGACTTTGGCTGTCTCTGTATATAGCCAGGACAATACATTGTCACAGAAGACTCTAAAACAAGCATTTGCTGGAAAATTTCTTATCGGCTGCGCTGATGATCTGACCTCGAATAACGATGCCTATCAGGCAAGTATTAAAGCGCAGTACGACATTGTTACGCCGGAAAACTGTATGAAACCGCAGCCAATTCATCCTTCTGAAAATACTTATAATTTCAAAACCACCGATGCAATGGTTGATTGGTGTGAGAAAAACGGATTAAAAGTTTGGGGACATACCTTGGGCTGGCACTCACAAACTCCAACATGGTTTTTTCAAGCAGTAAACCCGAAGACTGAAGAAACTCAACCGGCAAGACGACCAGGAATGGGTTTTGACCCAAAAGCACCGCATCTCTCAATGGATGAAATGTGGGCCCGCAGCATTAAAGGCGAAATGGCAAGTAAGAAAGTCGCACTGAAACGTTTGGAGAAACATATTAAAACCGTGGTAGGACGATATAAAGGTCGTATCATTGGTTGGGATGTGTTTAATGAATCCATTGCTGATGGTGGTGACGGAACGACAGAAAATCTTAGAACCTTCAGTTGGTATAAGGTTGTCGGGCCGGAAGTAGTGACCAAAGCATTTAAATGGGCGCATCAAGCCGACCCTAAAGCGAAGTTGTACTACAACGACTACAACATTGAACAGGGTGCGGTTGAAAACAAAGGAAAACATGCCAGCTCATTGTTGCTGCTTAAACGTCTCATAAAAGAGGGCGCACCTATCACTGGTGTAGGAATTCAGGGACACTGGCATTTGGATACTAATCTTGCCGATGTTGAAAAAGCCATCGAGAACTACGCATCGCTGGGACTAAAGGTTTCTATCACAGAGCTTGATGTAACTGCAACGGGTGATAACAGTGGTGCTTTTGGTGTGAATCAGGGCGATAAAAAAATTCCGGCTGAGAACTATCTAAAGCAGGCTGAAGTATATAAAAAGCTATTCCAGATTTTCATGCGTCATGCTGACGTAATCGAACGAGTAACTTTATGGGGCCTCAGCGACACCCGTTCCTGGCGACGTGGACAGGATGCTCTTTTGTTCGATGGGCAATTGAATCCAAAACCAGCCTATCAAGCTGTTATTGAGACAAGTCAGACTAAATAA
- a CDS encoding NPCBM/NEW2 domain-containing protein: protein MKKFLYAMAFFLFTLSVSAQTVWLDQLDLSAATQGYGVPSKNKSLDGKPMTIAGQVFERGFGTHAVSSLTVLLDGKAKSFSAQVGIDDEVKGHDPAADFELYADGKKIWSSGTMRLGDAAKSCNVTLDGVKKLELVVADGGNGNYYDHADWANAKFEINGANTLKTFSPVSNVPYILTPKALATPKLTGPKVYGVRPGSPFQFLVTATGDRPMTFSAKGLPKGLTINPKTGIITGKVSQTGTYTVSLAAKNAKGTAQRSLCIVCGDRIALTPPMGWNSWNCFANEVSADKVKRAANALVKSGLVNHGWSYINVDDFWENNRDSKDPSLRGKFRDEAGYIIPNTRFGDMKALADYVHGLGLKIGLYSSPGPWTCGGCAGSFGYERQDAESYAKWGFDYLKYDWCSYGNVINGLPENDPNKVSSLSYNGGNELNTAIKPYKVMGDYLRKQPRDIVYSLCQYGMSDVWKWGDSVSGNCWRTTNDITDTWVSVKNIALDQDKSAAWAKPGNWNDPDMLVVGTVGWGNPHKSKLKPDEQYLHISLWSLFSAPLLIGCDMEQLDDFTYNLLTNDEVIEVNQDSLGKQATCLQTIGELRIYVKELEDGTKAVGFCNFGLDSVDLSYKDFAKLGISGKQIVRDLWRQKNVCKVSTWNDALSVKIPAHGVLLYKFTSVK, encoded by the coding sequence ATGAAGAAATTTTTATACGCCATGGCGTTTTTCTTATTTACATTGAGTGTCAGCGCTCAAACTGTATGGCTGGATCAGCTTGATCTTAGTGCAGCCACACAAGGATACGGAGTGCCTTCCAAGAACAAATCACTCGATGGTAAACCAATGACTATCGCTGGTCAGGTTTTCGAAAGAGGATTCGGAACGCATGCAGTGAGTTCGTTGACCGTATTGTTAGATGGTAAAGCAAAATCGTTTTCTGCTCAGGTTGGTATCGATGATGAAGTAAAAGGACACGATCCGGCTGCTGATTTTGAATTGTATGCCGATGGCAAGAAGATCTGGTCAAGCGGAACTATGCGTCTTGGGGATGCTGCAAAATCATGTAATGTAACTCTTGATGGTGTGAAAAAACTTGAGTTGGTCGTTGCTGATGGCGGCAACGGTAATTATTACGACCATGCCGATTGGGCGAATGCCAAATTTGAAATCAATGGAGCAAATACCTTGAAAACATTTAGTCCGGTTTCAAATGTACCCTATATTCTTACTCCTAAAGCATTAGCTACACCCAAACTGACAGGCCCAAAGGTTTATGGTGTGCGTCCGGGTTCCCCATTCCAGTTCCTTGTGACAGCGACCGGGGATCGTCCAATGACGTTTTCGGCTAAAGGGCTTCCTAAAGGGTTGACTATAAATCCGAAAACGGGTATCATAACAGGTAAGGTATCTCAAACTGGTACTTATACTGTTTCCCTTGCCGCTAAGAATGCAAAAGGAACAGCGCAAAGAAGCCTTTGTATCGTTTGCGGCGATCGTATTGCACTTACACCTCCAATGGGCTGGAATAGCTGGAACTGCTTTGCGAATGAAGTTTCTGCCGATAAAGTAAAACGGGCAGCCAATGCGCTTGTAAAAAGCGGATTGGTTAATCATGGCTGGAGTTATATTAACGTAGATGACTTTTGGGAAAATAACCGTGACTCGAAAGACCCTTCGCTGCGTGGCAAGTTTCGTGACGAAGCCGGATATATTATTCCCAACACACGCTTTGGCGACATGAAGGCTCTTGCTGATTATGTACATGGTCTTGGCCTGAAAATCGGCTTGTATTCCAGCCCCGGTCCATGGACCTGCGGAGGTTGTGCCGGAAGTTTCGGTTACGAAAGACAGGATGCCGAAAGCTATGCAAAATGGGGTTTCGACTACCTGAAATACGACTGGTGTAGCTATGGTAATGTGATCAATGGACTGCCTGAAAATGACCCGAACAAGGTTTCTTCATTATCATATAATGGAGGAAATGAACTGAATACTGCTATTAAGCCATATAAAGTAATGGGCGATTACCTTCGTAAGCAGCCTCGCGATATTGTTTACAGCCTTTGCCAGTATGGTATGTCGGATGTCTGGAAATGGGGCGATTCAGTGAGTGGCAACTGTTGGCGTACCACCAATGATATTACCGATACCTGGGTAAGTGTAAAAAACATAGCACTTGATCAGGATAAGTCGGCAGCTTGGGCAAAACCGGGCAACTGGAATGATCCGGATATGTTGGTCGTGGGTACTGTAGGTTGGGGAAATCCTCACAAAAGTAAGCTTAAACCAGATGAACAATACCTTCACATCAGCCTCTGGAGTTTGTTTTCAGCACCGCTGCTTATCGGTTGCGATATGGAACAATTGGATGATTTTACCTATAATCTATTGACCAATGACGAGGTGATCGAGGTAAATCAGGATTCATTGGGAAAACAGGCTACCTGTTTGCAAACTATCGGTGAGTTACGCATTTATGTAAAAGAACTAGAGGATGGTACCAAAGCAGTCGGTTTCTGTAATTTCGGCCTTGATTCAGTTGACTTGTCATACAAAGATTTTGCAAAACTCGGAATATCCGGCAAGCAGATTGTCCGTGATTTGTGGAGACAAAAAAATGTATGCAAAGTTTCAACATGGAATGACGCTCTTTCAGTAAAGATACCGGCTCATGGGGTGCTACTCTATAAATTTACTTCTGTTAAATAG
- a CDS encoding alpha-L-fucosidase has protein sequence MKRVLISFLIVFVSGFLSQITGQVRSYEAEATKSIEKILKLSDSKASGGYAVSLTKPGQSLKFSNMPLANKLAVRYASLGVGTISIVVNNQQVRKVNVHSSGALTGSFLFSIIDIEIPRNASITIKLEENDTPVNIDKIIVGKGDLGLPSDIWNLSPLMVSEGPYPADWKGLSRIYSVPDWWREAKFGAWSHWDPQSMPEQGDWYARGMYMENSQQYNYQVQHFGHPSDSGYKDICQNWVIDKWNPEELINLYVEMGAKYFMAMGVHHDNFDCWDSKYQPWNSVNVGPKQDIVGTWEKIARQHGLRFGIGFHNTPGRTWGQFMTVRYTSDKTGPKAGVPYDALQTILDGKGTWWEGMDPVDLYGSKHDKKDPLLSPYANQFMWRVDDAITKYHPDMIYFDEHAGDSQTDLGVKMGLGFLAPQLIANYYNKSLQWNSGNMDVVINLKAVGGPYNSFQNSPQLLPFVDRSLVKSTEAIIESEITAYSFQTETSIAEWHYLTGQKYKNAKEIIELLMQNVSRNGTMLLNITQHGRGDLDPEVIRICKDIGAWLKINGEAVYGSRPYEIFGDSTVLYTRSQGKLYATLLNWNGNPITLSALHINGATLGKVSKVELLGSDTPIKFIQDDKGLTITPEKSPQALPGITDQSLAAKCRVLRITHDKGWINDDDPGAKAPGWLRKCNLGTGDFNNDLTTSETPGDMWSCSFMGTSVKIIAPKEVGAGKIEVMIDGKTHATADLSNNGVRQPQQIVCEISGLTSGKHHISIVNIGSGPVAIDALVVK, from the coding sequence ATGAAGAGGGTACTAATATCATTTTTAATAGTTTTTGTATCAGGTTTCTTGTCTCAGATTACAGGCCAGGTGAGAAGTTATGAGGCTGAAGCTACAAAATCGATAGAAAAAATATTAAAATTATCAGACTCTAAGGCTTCAGGAGGATATGCTGTTAGTTTGACCAAACCGGGCCAAAGTCTGAAATTTTCTAATATGCCACTTGCTAATAAATTAGCGGTTCGATATGCTTCTTTAGGAGTTGGTACAATCAGCATTGTAGTTAATAACCAGCAGGTAAGAAAAGTAAATGTTCACTCATCAGGTGCTCTTACAGGATCTTTTCTCTTTTCAATTATTGATATTGAAATTCCAAGGAATGCATCAATAACCATAAAATTAGAAGAGAATGATACTCCTGTAAATATCGACAAAATAATTGTTGGAAAAGGCGATTTAGGATTACCGTCCGATATCTGGAATTTGTCTCCTTTGATGGTGAGTGAAGGTCCATATCCTGCCGATTGGAAAGGGTTAAGTCGGATTTACTCTGTACCAGACTGGTGGCGAGAAGCTAAATTCGGGGCGTGGTCGCATTGGGATCCGCAATCGATGCCTGAGCAAGGCGATTGGTATGCTCGGGGTATGTATATGGAAAATAGCCAACAATATAATTATCAGGTGCAACATTTTGGTCATCCATCAGACTCTGGTTATAAGGATATTTGTCAAAACTGGGTGATTGATAAATGGAATCCCGAAGAGCTAATAAATTTGTATGTGGAGATGGGTGCAAAATACTTTATGGCCATGGGAGTACACCATGATAATTTCGATTGTTGGGACTCCAAATACCAGCCATGGAATTCTGTAAATGTGGGTCCAAAACAAGATATTGTCGGTACATGGGAAAAAATTGCCCGTCAACACGGGTTGCGATTTGGAATTGGGTTTCATAATACTCCGGGACGGACTTGGGGACAGTTTATGACAGTACGTTACACAAGCGATAAAACGGGGCCAAAGGCAGGTGTTCCTTACGACGCGCTTCAAACTATCCTTGATGGTAAAGGAACATGGTGGGAAGGCATGGATCCTGTCGATCTTTACGGTTCGAAACATGATAAAAAAGATCCGCTGCTTTCACCGTATGCTAATCAGTTTATGTGGCGGGTTGATGATGCCATCACAAAGTATCATCCCGATATGATTTACTTTGATGAACATGCAGGAGACTCGCAAACTGATTTAGGTGTAAAAATGGGATTGGGTTTTCTTGCCCCTCAACTAATTGCAAATTACTACAACAAATCATTACAGTGGAATAGTGGTAATATGGATGTGGTGATTAACCTCAAAGCTGTAGGGGGGCCATATAATAGTTTTCAAAATAGCCCACAGTTGCTTCCTTTTGTTGATCGCTCTCTTGTAAAGAGTACTGAGGCTATCATCGAATCGGAGATTACGGCTTATTCTTTCCAAACTGAAACCAGTATCGCTGAATGGCATTACTTAACCGGTCAGAAATATAAGAATGCCAAGGAAATAATTGAACTATTGATGCAGAATGTATCGCGTAATGGCACGATGTTGCTCAATATTACCCAACATGGACGTGGTGATCTCGACCCTGAAGTGATTCGCATTTGCAAAGATATTGGTGCATGGCTGAAAATCAATGGAGAAGCAGTGTATGGCTCGCGTCCGTATGAAATTTTTGGTGATAGTACCGTTCTATACACTCGCAGTCAGGGAAAACTTTATGCTACACTTTTAAACTGGAATGGTAATCCCATAACACTTTCGGCACTTCACATAAACGGCGCAACATTAGGCAAAGTTTCCAAAGTCGAATTACTCGGATCGGATACCCCAATAAAATTTATTCAGGATGACAAAGGATTGACGATTACGCCTGAAAAATCGCCGCAAGCACTGCCCGGAATTACCGACCAATCGTTGGCAGCAAAATGTCGGGTTCTGCGTATCACACACGATAAAGGCTGGATCAATGATGATGATCCCGGAGCAAAAGCTCCCGGATGGCTTCGCAAATGCAATTTGGGTACCGGTGATTTTAATAATGACCTGACTACCAGTGAAACACCGGGTGATATGTGGAGTTGTTCATTTATGGGGACAAGCGTTAAAATAATTGCGCCAAAAGAAGTCGGGGCTGGGAAAATTGAGGTTATGATTGATGGTAAGACACATGCAACAGCTGATTTGTCGAATAATGGAGTGCGACAACCTCAGCAGATAGTTTGCGAAATATCGGGTTTGACCTCTGGAAAGCATCACATTAGTATTGTTAATATAGGTTCAGGGCCTGTAGCTATTGATGCTCTGGTTGTTAAATAG
- a CDS encoding carbohydrate-binding protein, giving the protein MVYPAGVNNSWDLGGNSDTDFILAIINEMANRYAIDRDRVYLSGFSMGGMMTYHAANVIADKIAAFAPVSGYLMSGPNTNSLRPIPIIHTHGTSDDVVPFSGVQACMDAWVKRNGCPTTAQVTQPYPSSKPTSNATKYYWGPGTDNVSVVLLRIEGVGHWHSSNPAGVNTSEEIWNFCKNYSLGYGVPRFVSACVTENNPNQINVRLSKSLINSQPFTGFSVMVDNQSAQISSIALEDTSKLVINLVNSIQKTNDIKLSYSGGNVKSIYQKALSAFSNVSVDNNLIGAAPKLVEVKTNVGGDSLFVKFNMAMKLPDDLSSLALNATYNGKLQVPFNKCILSQNDPTQLIFILSQKVYADYSLSLSYSGNNISTTDNGLLKSFVDLPVNNFSKGLPVTIQSGKLETDGVSITLSFSKPMVVSSDQYKYFSVKVNGTTFPLKSCSAYMKTINLTISNNSIHYGDNVIVGYTPGNVVSADKGPLTAFNNVSVQNGMNPPAWVQLPAKIEAEAYTVQSGTQTEQTSDTGGGQDVGWIDTGDRMEYAINNTLTNSLFDFSFRVASPYNGCKFDYYVDGVKTGTITIPNTANWQSFQSVNATVNIPNGKHYLKLIATSGGFNLNFINVNVKSTGVNELNVKSVTVSPNPVNDKIVIQAGDFVYTKVEIIDLTGKQLYLTNNNAPEIKLPVNIVDGVYLVRISNDVQSCLSKIIVRRK; this is encoded by the coding sequence GTGGTTTATCCTGCCGGAGTAAATAATTCATGGGATCTTGGGGGAAACTCTGATACAGATTTCATTCTGGCTATTATAAATGAAATGGCTAATCGGTATGCTATTGATAGAGATCGCGTTTATCTTTCCGGATTTTCTATGGGAGGAATGATGACCTATCATGCAGCAAACGTGATAGCTGATAAAATTGCTGCTTTTGCTCCGGTAAGTGGTTATTTAATGTCCGGCCCAAATACCAATAGCTTGAGACCAATTCCGATCATCCATACCCACGGAACGTCAGATGATGTGGTTCCATTTAGTGGCGTGCAGGCTTGCATGGATGCTTGGGTTAAAAGGAATGGCTGTCCTACTACTGCTCAGGTTACGCAACCATACCCAAGCTCTAAACCAACGTCAAACGCAACAAAATATTATTGGGGACCAGGAACTGACAATGTAAGTGTAGTTCTTCTACGTATTGAGGGGGTAGGTCACTGGCATTCATCAAATCCTGCGGGGGTGAATACAAGTGAGGAGATCTGGAATTTTTGTAAAAACTACTCGTTAGGTTACGGTGTTCCCCGATTTGTATCAGCCTGTGTTACTGAAAACAATCCGAATCAAATTAATGTAAGACTTAGTAAATCACTAATCAATTCACAACCATTTACCGGATTCTCAGTGATGGTTGACAACCAATCAGCTCAAATCAGCAGCATTGCACTGGAAGATACATCTAAGTTGGTGATTAATCTGGTTAATAGTATTCAAAAGACCAATGATATAAAACTGTCTTATAGTGGTGGTAATGTAAAATCAATATATCAAAAAGCATTGTCGGCTTTTAGTAATGTTTCAGTCGATAACAATCTTATAGGAGCAGCACCTAAATTGGTTGAAGTCAAGACCAATGTTGGAGGTGATTCTCTTTTTGTAAAATTCAATATGGCAATGAAATTGCCGGATGATTTGTCTTCGCTTGCTTTGAATGCTACTTATAATGGAAAACTTCAAGTTCCGTTTAATAAATGTATTCTATCTCAAAATGACCCGACGCAGCTTATTTTCATTTTAAGCCAGAAAGTTTATGCTGATTATTCTCTTTCATTATCCTATTCAGGGAATAATATTTCAACTACAGATAATGGGCTGTTAAAGTCATTTGTGGATCTTCCAGTCAACAATTTCTCTAAAGGATTACCTGTAACTATACAATCTGGTAAACTTGAAACTGATGGGGTTTCGATAACTCTATCTTTTTCAAAACCTATGGTTGTATCGAGTGACCAGTATAAATATTTTTCGGTCAAGGTCAATGGCACAACATTTCCGTTGAAAAGTTGCTCTGCTTACATGAAAACAATCAACTTGACTATTTCAAATAACAGTATTCACTATGGGGATAATGTAATAGTTGGTTACACTCCGGGTAATGTTGTTTCTGCTGATAAAGGACCATTGACGGCTTTTAATAATGTTTCTGTGCAAAATGGAATGAATCCCCCGGCCTGGGTTCAATTACCTGCTAAAATAGAAGCAGAGGCATATACCGTACAATCCGGAACTCAAACAGAGCAAACAAGTGATACCGGAGGTGGACAGGATGTCGGTTGGATTGATACTGGCGACCGGATGGAATATGCTATTAATAATACTCTGACAAATTCACTTTTTGATTTTTCGTTTAGAGTAGCGTCTCCGTATAACGGCTGTAAATTTGATTATTATGTTGATGGTGTTAAGACAGGAACTATTACAATTCCTAACACTGCTAACTGGCAGAGTTTCCAGTCTGTTAATGCGACTGTAAATATTCCGAATGGGAAACATTATTTAAAACTAATCGCGACTTCCGGTGGATTCAATTTGAATTTTATAAATGTAAATGTCAAGTCAACAGGGGTAAATGAATTAAACGTTAAGTCTGTTACAGTGTCTCCTAATCCGGTAAACGATAAGATTGTGATACAGGCTGGTGATTTTGTATATACAAAGGTGGAGATAATTGATTTGACTGGTAAACAATTGTATCTGACAAACAATAATGCCCCTGAGATTAAATTGCCTGTAAACATCGTTGATGGAGTGTATTTGGTGAGAATCAGCAACGATGTTCAATCTTGTCTGTCAAAAATTATCGTTCGGAGAAAATAA